From Heteronotia binoei isolate CCM8104 ecotype False Entrance Well chromosome 12, APGP_CSIRO_Hbin_v1, whole genome shotgun sequence, the proteins below share one genomic window:
- the LOC132580283 gene encoding hexokinase-2 isoform X3: MMTCGYDDHNCEVGLIVGTGSNACYMEEMRHIDLVEGDEGRMCINMEWGAFGDDGVLNDVRTQFDRDIDMGSLNPGKQLFEKMISGMYMGELVRLILVKMTKEHLLFGGQLTSDLLTTGHFETRYVSAIEKEKEGLLKAHEVLTKLGLNPSHEDCVATQRICEIVSTRSANLCGAALAAVLRRIKENKGVDRLRSTVGVDGTVYKKHPHFARRLHKIVRRLLPDCDIRFVRSEDGSGKGAAMVTAVAYRLAAQHKARQKILEPLRLSHEQLLEVKERMKKEMDLGLAKETHDEATLKMLPTYVCATPDGTEKGDFLALDLGGTNFRVLLVRIRNGMRRSVEMHHKIYAIPLDIMQGTGEELFDHIVHCISDFLEYMGMKGVSLPLGFTFSFPCYQNRLDEGILVTWTKGFKASGCEGEDVVGLLKDAIHRREEFDLDVVAVVNDTVGTMMTCGYEDPYCEVGLIVGTGSNACYMEEMKNVEMVEGDEGRMCVNMEWGAFGDNDCLDDFRTEFDVLVDEHSLNPGKQRFEKMISGMYLGEIVRNILIHFTKRGLLFRGQISERLKTRGIFETKFLSQIESDRLALLQVRSILQHLGLESTCDDSIIVKEVCAVIARRAAQLCGAGMAAVVDKIRENRGLDFLKITVGVDGTLYKLHPHFSSVMHETVKQLSPKCEVTFLQSEDGSGKGAALITAVACRIREAGQH, translated from the exons GCACTGGATCCAATGCCTGCTACATGGAGGAGATGCGCCATATTGACTTGGTAGAGGGAGATGAAGGGCGCATGTGCATCAATATGGAATGGGGAGCCTTTGGGGATGATGGGGTCCTCAATGACGTCAGGACTCAGTTTGACCGGGATATTGACATGGGCTCACTGAATCCGGGCAAGCAACT GTTTGAGAAGATGATTAGTGGCATGTACATGGGTGAACTGGTCAGGCTTATCCTGGTGAAGATGACCAAGGAACATCTCCTCTTTGGTGGGCAGCTCACATCAGACTTGTTGACAACAGGACACTTTGAGACCCGCTATGTCTCTGCTATTGAGAA GGAGAAAGAAGGCCTACTAAAAGCCCATGAAGTCTTGACAAAACTGGGCCTGAACCCATCCCACGAAGACTGCGTTGCCACCCAGCGCATCTGTGAAATTGTCTCCACTCGCTCAGCAAATCTCTGTGGAGCTGCCCTGGCTGCTGTGCTTCGGCGCATAAAGGAAAACAAGGGAGTCGACAGACTGCGTTCCACTGTTGGAGTGGATGGCACTGTGTATAAGAAACACCCGCA TTTTGCCCGCCGCCTTCACAAGATTGTGCGCCGCCTTTTGCCTGACTGCGACATCCGGTTTGTCCGCTCAGAGGATGGGAGTGGCAAAGGAGCTGCCATGGTCACTGCTGTGGCCTACAGACTGGCAGCTCAACACAAGGCCCGGCAGAAGATCTTGGAGCCTCTGAGGCTCAGCCATGAGCAGCTCCTGGAGGTGAAGGAGAGGATGAAAAAGGAGATGGACCTGGGCCTGGCCAAAGAGACCCATGATGAGGCCACACTGAAGATGCTGCCCACTTACGTGTGTGCCACCCCAGATGGAACAG AAAAAGGAGACTTCCTGGCCTTGGATCTTGGGGGCACAAACTTCCGTGTGTTGCTTGTGCGGATTCGAAATGGGATGAGGCGCAGTGTGGAGATGCACCACAAGATCTACGCAATCCCTCTGGATATCATGCAAGGAACGGGCGAGGAG ctcttcgaCCACATTGTCCACTGCATCTCGGACTTCTTGGAGTACATGGGGATGAAGGGGGTGTCACTGCCTCTCGGATTCACATTTTCTTTCCCTTGTTATCAGAACAGGCTGGATGAG GGAATACTCGTGACCTGGACTAAAGGTTTCAAAGCCAGTGGCTGTGAAGGAGAAGATGTGGTGGGTTTGCTGAAAGATGCAATTCATAGGAGAGAG GAATTTGACCTGGATGTGGTAGCTGTTGTGAATGACACTGTAGGGACCATGATGACCTGTGGTTATGAAGACCCATATTGTGAAGTTGGGCTCATTGTTG GAACAGGGAGCAATGCCTGCTACATGGAGGAGATGAAGAATGTGGAGATGGTGGAAGGAGATGAGGGCAGGATGTGCGTCAACATGGAGTGGGGTGCCTTCGGTGACAATGACTGCCTGGATGACTTCCGGACTGAGTTTGATGTCCTGGTGGATGAGCATTCCCTCAACCCTGGGAAACAAAG GTTTGAGAAGATGATCAGTGGGATGTATCTTGGTGAGATTGTACGGAACATCCTGATCCATTTCACCAAACGAGGGCTGCTCTTCCGTGGGCAGATTTCTGAGCGGTTAAAGACAAGGGGAATCTTTGAGACCAAGTTTCTGTCACAGATTGAAAG TGATCGCCTAGCCCTGCTCCAGGTCCGTTCCATCCTCCAGCACCTTGGCCTGGAAAGCACGTGTGATGACAGCATTATCGTGAAGGAAGTGTGTGCAGTGATTGCCCGACGGGCTGCCCAACTTTGTGGAGCAGGGATGGCAGCTGTGGTGGACAAGATCCGGGAGAACCGTGGACTGGACTTCCTTAAGATCACAGTTGGCGTGGATGGGACCCTCTACAAACTTCATCCACA CTTCTCTTCAGTAATGCATGAGACGGTGAAGCAGCTCTCTCCAAAGTGCGAGGTAACCTTCCTCCAGTCAGAAGATGGCAGTGGCAAGGGTGCAGCACTCATCACTGCTGTGGCATGCCGGATCCGGGAGGCTGGTCAGCACTAA